A genomic region of Arachis stenosperma cultivar V10309 chromosome 9, arast.V10309.gnm1.PFL2, whole genome shotgun sequence contains the following coding sequences:
- the LOC130951521 gene encoding putative disease resistance protein RGA1, translating to MAEALLGVVLEKLIPFVQTEFAALFGIKEKAEEMSRTLELIKAVLDDAEEKQWSNRPLKVWLQQLKDAMYVLDDILDQLPTESSQLGCLSSLNPKNMIHQCHLRHKLNEIIGRLNGIAQARSNFDLRQGLRGRPVDEWRQTSSTIALPQVYGRDEDKKQVVEFLLSPSRSSEFLSVYPIVGLGGLGKTTLVQLVYNDPEVGNNFDLKIWVCVSENFTIKSILRSILEVTKKDKSEVMDIEVMEVKVKELLQSKKYLLVLDDVWKRSQEMELGLTQDKWDKLNSVLSCGSKGSSILVSTRDKQVATIMGTCQAHCLSRLSDDDCWLLFKLRAFGADKEEREELVAIGKKIVKKCGGSPLAALALGGVMQSRSTEKEWVEVQKSEVWSLPDENDIMPVLRLSYSCLTPTLKQCFAFCAIFPKDTEIKKQELIYLWMANGFISSRPNLEVEEIGHMVWNELYQKSFFQDGVSDYFSEEIYFKMHDLVHDLAQSISGQECVCLEKQNLNDSSRNPHHIGFHSLDANQFKKSPFEKVESLRTLYQLYLNGFEKYHSLRVLCISGSKLPSFGSLTCLSRLPKRLTRMQNLRHLVIDGCHGLSGMFPDAHNLRHLRTLSVYIVKSEKGHSLAEIRHLNLGGELCIEGLENVGSISEAKNANLKGKQDLRQLILSWRKSGKSKSVLGAEEVLEALQPHSTLKLLKIQEYEGLRWPTWMQNNSATHNLVSLRLEECRKCQHLPPVEKLPFLKELVVRGMDEVQYIEEDESYDGVEAMPFPSLEKLEVERLPNVERLMKRETTHMFPSLSTLIVCDCPKLQLPCLPRVRILSVRGCSVEQLKSISNLNGLYGLYLYYSVQVSCFPERMLHNMTSLATLQINSFSELKELPSDITKLTTLFDLSIKECGKLECLPEQGWEGLSSLRKLSIDNCKSLGSLPDGVRHLTSLQSLTIGNCPVLKKRCEKGTGEDWHKIAHVPHVKFFIVLS from the exons ATGGCCGAGGCCTTGCTTGGAGTTGTGCTGGAGAAATTGATCCCTTTTGTCCAGACTGAATTTGCAGCCTTATTTGGAATCAAGGAAAAGGCTGAAGAGATGTCACGCACTTTAGAACTCATCAAAGCTGTTCTTGATGATGCCGAGGAGAAACAATGGTCAAATCGTCCTCTCAAGGTGTGGCTGCAGCAGCTTAAAGATGCAATGTATGTGCTGGATGATATCCTTGATCAGTTGCCTACTGAATCCTCTCAACTTGGGTGCTTATCATCTTTGAATCCAAAGAACATGATCCATCAGTGTCATCTTCGGCACAAGTTGAATGAGATAATAGGGAGGCTGAATGGAATTGCTCAAGCTAGGAGCAACTTTGATCTGAGACAAGGTCTGAGGGGAAGGCCAGTAGATGAATGGCGCCAAACAAGCTCAACTATCGCCCTTCCTCAAGTGTACGGGAGAGATGAAGATAAAAAGCAAGTTGTGGAGTTTCTTCTTAGCCCATCGCGAAGCTCGGAGTTCCTTTCCGTCTATCCCATTGTTGGCTTAGGTGGTCTTGGGAAAACAACACTTGTTCAGCTGGTTTACAACGATCCTGAAGTAGGTAACAACTTTGATTTGAAGATTTGGGTGTGTGTTTCTGAGAATTTCACTATCAAGAGTATTTTGCGTTCCATTTTAGAAGTTACCAAAAAGGATAAGTCTGAGGTCATGGATATAGAAGTAATGGAGGTAAAAGTAAAAGAATTGCTACAAAGTAAAAAGTATTTATTGGTTTTAGATGATGTCTGGAAAAGAAGCCAAGAAATGGAATTGGGATTAACCCAAGACAAGTGGGATAAGTTAAACTCTGTATTGTCTTGTGGATCTAAAGGCTCATCCATTTTAGTATCCACTCGCGATAAACAAGTTGCAACAATTATGGGAACATGCCAAGCGCATTGTTTGTCCCGTCTTTCCGATGATGATTGTTGGTTGTTGTTTAAACTGCGCGCATTTGGAGCTGACAAAGAAGAGCGTGAAGAGCTTGTTGCAATAGGCAAGAAGATAGTCAAGAAATGTGGAGGATCACCTCTTGCAGCACTGGCATTAGGAGGTGTGATGCAATCCAGAAGCACGGAAAAAGAATGGGTTGAAGTTCAGAAAAGTGAGGTTTGGAGTTTACCagatgagaatgatattatgcctGTCTTGAGGTTAAGCTACTCTTGTTTAACGCCAACTCTAAAGCAGTGTTTTGCTTTCTGTGCCATATTTCCCAAAGatacagaaattaagaagcaagAACTGATTTATCTTTGGATGGCTAATGGATTTATTTCATCCCGGCCGAACTTGGAGGTAGAAGAGATTGGCCACATGGTTTGGAATGAATTATACCAAAAATCATTCTTCCAAGATGGGGTGAGTGATTACTTTTCTGAAGAGATTTATTTTAAGATGCATGATTTAGTCCATGATCTTGCTCAATCAATTTCAGGGCAAGAGTGTGTATGCTTGGAGAAACAAAACCTTAATGATTCTTCAAGAAACCCCCATCATATTGGTTTTCACTCCTTGGATGCAAATCAATTCAAGAAGAGCCCCTTTGAGAAAGTTGAATCCTTGAGAACATTGTATCAACTGTATTTAAATGGATTTGAAAAATATCATTCTCTTCGGGTTTTGTGTATATCTGGTAGTAAGTTGCCATCTTTTGGGAGTTTAACTTGCTTGAG CCGTCTACCGAAACGCTTGACTAGGATGCAAAATCTCCGACATCTTGTCATTGATGGTTGTCATGGGCTATCCGGTATGTTTCCTGACGCTCACAACTTACGCCATCTGAGAACACTAAGTGTATACATTGTGAAATCAGAGAAAGGGCATAGTTTGGCAGAGATACGGCATTTGAATCTGGGAGGAGAGCTATGCATCGAAGGCCTAGAAAATGTTGGGAGTATATCTGAAGCTAAAAATGCAAACTTGAAGGGTAAACAAGACCTTCGACAATTGATTTTGTCATGGCGCAAAAGTGGTAAGAGCAAGTCCGTATTGGGAGCAGAAGAAGTACTTGAAGCGCTTCAACCTCACTCCACACTCAAGCTGTTGAAGATACAAGAGTATGAGGGATTACGTTGGCCAACTTGGATGCAAAACAATTCTGCTACCcataatttagtttctcttcgaCTTGAGGAATGTCGAAAGTgccagcatcttcctccagtgGAAAAACTTCCATTTCTGAAGGAGCTTGTGGTAAGAGGCATGGATGAAGTGCAGTACATTGAGGAAGATGAAAGTTATGATGGTGTTGAAGCAATGCCATTCCCATCTTTGGAGAAATTGGAAGTGGAGAGATTGCCAAACGTGGAGCGGTTGATGAAACGGGAAACAACACACATGTTCCCCTCTCTTTCTACCTTAATAGTCTGCGATTGCCCTAAACTGCAATTGCCGTGCCTTCCACGTGTTAGAATTCTTAGTGTTAGGGGATGTAGCGTTGAGCAACTGAAGTCAATCTCTAATCTCAACGGTCTTTATGGACTATATCTTTATTATAGTGTCCAAGTATCGTGCTTTCCGGAAAGAATGTTGCACAACATGACCTCTCTTGCAACTCTGCAGATAAATTCTTTCAGTGAATTGAAGGAACTGCCATCTGACATCACAAAACTCACTACTTTGTTTGATCTAAGCATCAAAGAATGTGGTAAGCTGGAGTGTTTACCAGAACAGGGTTGGGAAGGCTTATCTTCACTTCGAAAACTGTCCATTGATAACTGTAAGAGTTTGGGATCCTTGCCTGATGGTGTTCGCCACTTAACTTCACTTCAATCTTTGACTATTGGAAACTGCCCAGTGTTGAAAAAGCGGTGTGAGAAAGGAACAGGGGAGGATTGGCACAAGATAGCACATGTTCCCCATGTAAAGTTTTTCATCGTTTTAAGCTGA
- the LOC130951410 gene encoding putative disease resistance protein RGA4, translating to MAEALLEIVLTNLFPLVQSEFAAFFGIKEKAEELSKNLELIKAFLDDAEEKQWSDRSLKVWLQQLKDAMYEMDDILDQLPTESSQLGCLTSLNPKKVIHQRELGKKLNEIIGRLDRIAQRRSNFDLRQVVRERPSEAAEWRQTSSTIALPQVYGRDEDKARVVEFLLSPSRSFEFLSVYPIVGLGGLGKTTLVQLVYNDQQVGNNFDLKIWVCVSENFTIKSILRSILEAIKKDKSEVLDLEVMEEKVKELLQSKKYLLVLDDVWKRNQEMELGLTQDKWDKLRSVLSCGSKGSSILVSTRDNHVATIMGTCQPHHLSRLSDDDCWSLFKLRAFGADKEERAELVAIGKEIVKKCGGSPLAALALGGLMQSRSTEKEWLEVQKSKLWSLPDENDIMAVLRLSYSCLTPTQKQCFSFCAIFPKDAEIMKQELIYLWMANGFISSRPDLEVEEVGNMVWKELYQKSLFQDVRSDDFSGEIYFKMHDLVHDLAQSISGQECICLEKQDLNDSSINPRHVVFHGIDKEQFKKRAFEKAESVRTLYQLNSDEFPFTSRLIPTNNSLRVLCIYSRKIPSFGSLSCLRYLELRDLDIKSLPASICNLRRLEILKLKKLSSLRRLPKHLTRMQNLRHLVIDDCYRLSEMCPDIHKLCELRTLGVYVVKSEKGHSLAELRGLNLGGKLRISGLGNVGSISEDENANLKGKQDLRELILSWSNSGKRKSVVGAEEVLEALQPHSTLKLLRIQFYKGLHWPTWMGNNSATHNLVSLQLDYCGMCGHLPPVGKLPVLKKLFVSGMDDVQYIEEDESYDGVEAIPFPSLEELRLERLPNAERFMKRETTHMFPSLSILYIEDCPKLQLPCLPSVKVLNVLYCSNEQLKSISNLNALNALCLNLNDQVWCFPEGMMNNMTSLASLHIYSFRELKELPSDITKLTALSHLRISNCGKLECLPEQGWEGLSSLRQLSIIECKSLGSLPDGFRHLTSLQYLNIGGCRMLKERCKQGTGEDWHKIAHVPHVELHAF from the coding sequence ATGGCTGAGGCCTTGCTTGAAATTGTGCTGACGAACTTGTTCCCTTTGGTCCAGAGTGAATTTGCAGCCTTTTTTGGAATCAAGGAAAAGGCTGAAGAGCTATCAAAAAATTTAGAACTGATCAAAGCTTTTCTTGATGATGCCGAGGAGAAACAATGGTCAGATCGTTCACTGAAGGTGTGGCTGCAGCAGCTTAAAGATGCAATGTACGAGATGGATGACATCCTTGATCAGTTGCCTACTGAATCCTCTCAACTTGGGTGCTTAACTTCTTTGAACCCAAAGAAGGTGATTCATCAGCGTGAGCTTGGGAAGAAGTTGAATGAGATAATAGGGAGGTTGGATCGAATTGCTCAACGTAGGAGCAACTTTGATCTTAGACAAGTTGTGAGGGAAAGGCCAAGTGAAGCAGCTGAATGGCGCCAAACAAGCTCAACTATCGCCCTTCCTCAAGTGTACGGACGAGATGAAGATAAAGCGAGAGTTGTGGAGTTTCTTCTTAGCCCATCACGAAGCTTTGAGTTCCTTTCCGTCTATCCCATTGTTGGATTAGGTGGTCTTGGAAAAACAACCCTTGTTCAGCTGGTCTACAACGATCAACAAGTAGGTAACAATTTCGATTTGAAGATTTGGGTGTGTGTTTCTGAGAATTTCACTATCAAGAGTATCTTGCGTTCCATTTTAGAAGCTATCAAAAAGGATAAGTCTGAGGTTTTGGATTTGGAAGTAATGGAGGAAAAAGTGAAAGAATTGCTGCAAAGTAAAAAGTATTTGTTGGTTTTAGATGATGTCTGGAAAAGAAACCAAGAAATGGAATTGGGATTAACCCAAGACAAATGGGATAAATTAAGATCCGTGTTGTCTTGTGGATCTAAAGGCTCCTCCATTTTAGTATCCACTCGCGATAATCATGTTGCAACAATTATGGGAACATGCCAACCTCATCATTTGTCCCGTCTATCCGATGATGATTGCTGGTCCCTGTTTAAACTGCGTGCATTTGGAGCTGACAAAGAAGAGCGTGCAGAGCTTGTAGCAATAGGCAAGGAAATAGTCAAGAAATGTGGAGGATCACCTCTTGCAGCACTGGCTTTAGGAGGTTTGATGCAATCCAGAAGCACGGAAAAGGAATGGCTTGAAGTTCAGAAAAGTAAGCTTTGGAGTTTACCggatgagaatgatattatggcTGTCTTGAGATTAAGCTACTCTTGTTTAACGCCAACTCAAAAGCAGTGTTTTTCTTTCTGTGCCATATTTCCCAAAGATGCAGAAATCATGAAGCAGGAATTGATTTATCTTTGGATGGCTAATGGATTTATTTCATCACGGCCAGACTTGGAGGTGGAGGAGGTTGGCAACATGGTTTGGAAAGAATTATACCAAAAATCATTGTTCCAAGATGTTAGGAGTGATGATTTTTCTGGCGAGATTTATTTCAAGATGCATGATTTAGTCCACGATCTTGCTCAATCAATTTCAGGGCAAGAGTGTATATGCTTGGAGAAACAAGACCTTAATGATTCTTCAATAAACCCCCGTCATGTTGTTTTTCACGGTATTGATAAAGAACAATTCAAGAAGAGAGCCTTTGAAAAAGCTGAATCCGTGCGGACATTGTATCAACTGAATTCAGATGAATTTCCCTTCACCTCTAGATTGATTCCAACAAATAATTCGCTTCGAGTTTTGTGCATATATAGTAGAAAGATACCATCATTTGGGAGTTTAAGTTGCTTGAGGTATTTGGAACTTCGTGATTTGGATATAAAGAGCTTGCCTGCTAGTATTTGCAATTTGCGTAGACTGGAAAtcttgaaactaaaaaaattgtcGAGTCTTCGCCGTCTACCGAAACACTTGACAAGGATGCAAAATCTCCGACATCTTGTCATTGATGATTGTTATCGGCTATCTGAAATGTGTCCAGACATTCACAAACTATGTGAATTGAGAACACTAGGTGTATACGTTGTGAAATCAGAGAAAGGGCATAGTTTGGCAGAGCTACGTGGTTTGAATCTGGGAGGAAAGCTAAGAATCTCAGGCCTAGGAAATGTTGGGAGTATATCTGAAGATGAAAATGCCAACTTGAAGGGTAAACAAGACCTTCGAGAATTGATTTTGTCATGGAGCAATAGTGGTAAGAGGAAGTCGGTAGTGGGAGCAGAAGAAGTACTTGAAGCGCTTCAACCTCACTCCACACTCAAGCTGTTGAGGATACAATTCTATAAGGGATTACATTGGCCAACTTGGATGGGAAACAATTCTGCTACCCacaatttagtttctcttcaaCTTGACTATTGTGGAATGTGCGGGCATCTTCCTCCAGTGGGAAAACTTCCAGTTCTGAAGAAGCTTTTTGTAAGTGGCATGGATGATGTGCAGTACATTGAGGAAGATGAAAGTTATGATGGTGTTGAAGCAATACCATTCCCATCTTTGGAGGAATTGCGATTGGAGAGATTGCCAAACGCGGAGCGATTCATGAAACGGGAAACAACACACATGTTCCCCTCTCTTTCTATCCTCTATATCGAAGATTGCCCTAAACTGCAATTGccgtgccttccaagtgttaaGGTCCTCAATGTTTTGTATTGTAGCAATGAGCAACTGAAGTCAATCTCTAATCTCAACGCTCTTAATGCACTATGTCTTAATCTAAATGATCAAGTGTGGTGCTTCCCAGAAGGAATGATGAACAACATGACCTCTCTTGCATCTCTGCATATATATTCTTTCAGAGAATTGAAGGAACTGCCATCTGACATCACAAAACTCACTGCTTTGTCTCATCTACGCATCAGTAACTGTGGTAAGCTGGAGTGTCTACCAGAACAAGGTTGGGAGGGCTTATCTTCACTTCGACAATTGTCAATTATTGAGTGTAAGAGTTTGGGATCCTTGCCTGATGGTTTCCGGCACTTAACTTCACTTCAATATTTGAATATTGGTGGCTGCCGAATGTTGAAAGAGCGGTGTAAGCAAGGAACAGGGGAGGATTGGCACAAGATAGCACATGTTCCCCATGTAGAGCTTCATGCTTTTTAG